Proteins from one Faecalibacterium sp. I3-3-33 genomic window:
- a CDS encoding exodeoxyribonuclease III, which translates to MKLISWNVNGLRACLTHGFAESFAALDADIFSVQETKMQPGQADFAPEGYTEYTYSAEKKGYSGTACWCKTAPLAVTTGIGLEQHDHEGRVLTLEYPGFYLVNCYTPNSQDGLKRLDYRMEWEDAFRAYLLALDAKKPVILCGDLNVAHTEMDIKNAKTNRMSAGFTDQERAKMTELLAAGFADSFRVVHPDEVKYSWWSYRFHAREKNAGWRIDYFIVSRRIADRIRAAEIHNEIFGSDHCPVELQIDL; encoded by the coding sequence ATGAAACTGATCAGCTGGAACGTGAACGGCCTGCGCGCCTGCCTGACCCACGGCTTTGCCGAGAGCTTTGCCGCGCTGGACGCAGACATCTTCTCGGTGCAGGAGACCAAGATGCAGCCGGGACAGGCAGATTTTGCACCGGAGGGTTACACCGAATACACCTATTCAGCCGAGAAAAAGGGCTACTCCGGCACGGCCTGCTGGTGCAAAACGGCGCCGCTGGCAGTGACTACCGGCATCGGGCTGGAGCAGCACGACCACGAGGGGCGGGTGCTGACGCTGGAATATCCCGGCTTTTATCTGGTGAACTGCTACACCCCCAACAGTCAGGACGGGCTGAAGCGGCTGGACTACCGCATGGAGTGGGAGGACGCTTTCCGGGCTTACCTGCTGGCGCTGGACGCAAAAAAGCCGGTGATCCTGTGCGGAGACCTGAACGTGGCACACACCGAGATGGACATCAAAAATGCCAAGACCAACCGCATGAGCGCAGGCTTTACCGATCAGGAGCGCGCCAAGATGACCGAGCTGCTGGCGGCGGGTTTTGCGGACAGCTTCCGGGTGGTGCACCCGGACGAGGTGAAGTACAGCTGGTGGAGCTACCGCTTCCACGCGCGGGAAAAGAACGCGGGCTGGCGCATCGACTATTTTATCGTTTCCCGGCGCATTGCTGACCGCATCCGCGCCGCCGAGATCCACAACGAGATCTTCGGCTCCGACCATTGCCCGGTGGAGCTGCAGATCGACCTGTAA
- a CDS encoding COG2426 family protein yields MLKNYLLIFLISMVPIIELRGAIPIGLGMGLPVLPTYLLCVLGNMIPVPFIYLFARKFLIWGYHKPLIGPICRFCINKGEKGGRALEAKAGKGLTVALLLFVGIPLPGTGAWTGTLAASILDMKFKDVLIACMGGVLLAGIIMGLASAGLLGALSGLFAAG; encoded by the coding sequence ATGCTGAAAAATTATCTTCTGATCTTCCTTATCTCCATGGTGCCCATCATCGAGCTGCGCGGCGCGATCCCCATCGGGCTGGGCATGGGGCTGCCGGTGCTGCCCACCTACCTTTTGTGCGTGCTGGGCAACATGATCCCGGTGCCCTTCATCTACCTGTTCGCCCGCAAGTTCCTTATCTGGGGCTACCACAAGCCCCTCATCGGCCCCATCTGCCGCTTTTGCATCAATAAGGGCGAAAAGGGTGGCCGCGCACTGGAAGCCAAGGCCGGTAAGGGCCTGACCGTGGCGCTGCTGCTGTTCGTGGGCATCCCGCTGCCGGGCACCGGTGCGTGGACGGGCACGCTGGCGGCCTCCATTCTGGATATGAAGTTCAAGGATGTATTGATCGCCTGCATGGGCGGTGTGCTGCTGGCGGGCATCATCATGGGCTTGGCAAGCGCCGGGCTGCTGGGTGCGCTCAGCGGGCTGTTTGCGGCAGGCTGA
- a CDS encoding MATE family efflux transporter has product MTKLLHGNEKNSLNGGREPLFSQKELLVLAIPLLVEQLLEVTVGMADTMMVSRCGEAAISGVSLVDMINNLIIVLFAALATGGAVVVSQYLGAKDRPDANKSAGQLLLLSGLSGMVIGAVCFVLARPMIRLFYGSIDADVLDAGVKYLQIIALSYPFLALYNGGAALFRSIGNSKISMQISFLMNIINIVGNAVCIFGFKMGVDGVAWPSVVSRVVAAALILRKCYREDAVLTVPKTLRLDGGMAKRILGIGIPSAFENSLFEAGRILVVSMISTFGTVQIAANAVANNLDGMGVIPGKAISLAMITVVGRCIGAGDHEQTVYYTRKLLLWAYITMGLSNGAILLFLRQLVGIYALSGETMELAITLVTIHAGCAIIFWPLSFVLPNALRAANDVKFTMVVSILSMACWRLGFSYLLCVRMGWGAVGVWVAMVIDWTCRVTCFVLRFRSGAWKTKYQA; this is encoded by the coding sequence ATGACAAAGCTACTGCATGGCAATGAAAAAAACAGCCTGAACGGCGGGCGCGAGCCGCTATTCAGCCAGAAGGAGCTGCTGGTGCTGGCCATCCCGCTGCTGGTGGAGCAGCTGCTGGAAGTGACGGTGGGCATGGCCGACACTATGATGGTGTCCCGCTGCGGCGAGGCGGCCATCTCCGGCGTCAGTCTGGTGGACATGATCAACAACCTTATCATCGTGCTGTTTGCGGCGCTGGCTACCGGCGGCGCGGTGGTGGTAAGCCAGTATCTGGGCGCAAAGGACCGCCCGGATGCCAACAAAAGCGCCGGTCAGCTGCTGCTGCTCAGCGGCTTGTCCGGTATGGTGATCGGGGCGGTATGCTTTGTACTGGCCCGTCCCATGATCCGGCTGTTCTACGGCTCTATTGACGCCGACGTGCTGGATGCGGGCGTGAAATACTTGCAGATCATCGCCCTCAGCTACCCGTTTCTGGCACTGTACAACGGCGGTGCGGCACTGTTCCGCAGCATCGGCAATTCTAAAATCTCCATGCAGATCAGCTTTCTGATGAACATCATCAACATCGTGGGCAACGCGGTGTGTATCTTCGGCTTCAAAATGGGAGTGGACGGCGTTGCATGGCCCAGTGTGGTGTCTCGCGTGGTGGCTGCGGCGCTGATCCTGCGCAAGTGCTACCGGGAGGATGCAGTGCTTACCGTGCCCAAGACCCTGCGGCTGGACGGCGGCATGGCAAAGCGCATTCTGGGTATCGGTATCCCCTCGGCCTTTGAAAACAGCCTGTTCGAGGCCGGGCGCATTCTGGTGGTGAGCATGATCTCCACCTTTGGCACGGTGCAGATCGCAGCCAACGCAGTGGCCAACAATCTGGACGGCATGGGCGTCATCCCGGGCAAGGCTATCAGTCTGGCCATGATCACGGTGGTGGGGCGCTGCATCGGTGCCGGCGACCACGAGCAGACCGTTTACTACACCCGCAAGCTGCTGCTGTGGGCTTACATTACCATGGGGCTTTCCAACGGCGCGATCCTGCTGTTCCTCCGGCAGCTGGTGGGCATCTACGCCCTTTCCGGCGAGACGATGGAGCTGGCCATCACGCTGGTCACCATCCATGCGGGCTGCGCCATCATCTTCTGGCCGCTGTCCTTCGTGCTGCCCAACGCCCTGCGCGCGGCAAACGACGTGAAATTCACCATGGTGGTGTCCATCCTCAGCATGGCGTGCTGGCGGCTGGGCTTCAGCTATCTGCTGTGCGTCCGCATGGGCTGGGGCGCTGTGGGTGTGTGGGTGGCCATGGTCATCGACTGGACCTGCCGCGTGACCTGCTTTGTGCTGCGCTTCCGCAGCGGCGCATGGAAAACAAAATATCAGGCATAA
- a CDS encoding L-2-amino-thiazoline-4-carboxylic acid hydrolase, with translation MKYMGMPMGMWVLFVGSFQKQLTAVLGYDAATARAITKKAKPQYRQIIRRLPEFEKADRFKMNIVNCAMLGAFILSMPQRPAVDRLTDYYAKAMMTAPMQWFCRKSGKSKFTAKDIAAMKATAALKAADRNPYSWNMDFYEYPDGSGYEGRFTKCGICVLMKELGLYDLTPALCHLDYTMSEAGGVTNFVRQYTLASGGPYCDCGYKRKG, from the coding sequence ATGAAATACATGGGTATGCCTATGGGAATGTGGGTGCTGTTTGTTGGTTCTTTTCAAAAGCAGCTGACCGCTGTGCTGGGCTATGATGCAGCCACCGCAAGAGCCATCACGAAAAAGGCAAAGCCGCAATACCGGCAGATCATTCGCAGGCTGCCGGAGTTTGAAAAAGCGGACCGCTTCAAGATGAACATCGTCAACTGCGCAATGCTCGGCGCGTTCATCCTCTCCATGCCGCAGCGCCCGGCGGTGGACCGCCTGACAGATTACTACGCAAAGGCGATGATGACAGCGCCCATGCAGTGGTTCTGCCGCAAGAGCGGAAAAAGCAAATTTACCGCAAAGGACATTGCCGCCATGAAAGCCACTGCCGCCCTGAAAGCTGCCGACCGCAACCCCTACTCGTGGAACATGGACTTTTACGAATACCCGGATGGCAGCGGCTACGAGGGACGCTTTACAAAATGCGGCATCTGCGTGCTGATGAAGGAGCTGGGTCTGTACGACCTGACCCCCGCTTTGTGCCATCTGGACTACACCATGAGCGAAGCAGGCGGTGTGACAAATTTTGTGCGGCAGTATACCCTTGCTTCCGGCGGACCCTACTGCGACTGCGGGTACAAAAGAAAGGGGTGA
- the mgtE gene encoding magnesium transporter, which yields MQKNYVQEILSIIHSGLPKAELAEKLSDYHEKDLADALEALTPAERQSLYSILGVDTVAEIFTYLDDAEPYLKELPSHEAAKVISNMDSDDAVDALEDLDDTDKNEIVNKLDKDSVEDVKMLLSYDEDEIGSRMTTNYISIKNDMTIRQAMSELVKQAGENDNISTLYVVDENEHFYGAIDLKDLIIARAEESLESLIVRSYPYVTDREQISDCIDRIVDYAERSLPVLNDAGKLVGIITSSDVVELVDDEMGDDYAKLGGLTGEEDLNESVFESVKKRLPWLIALLFLGMLVSSVVGAFESVVAVLPVVICFQSMVLDMAGNVGTQSLAVTIRVLVDENLTLSKKLQLLWKETRVGLLNGAILAVMALGFLGCYIHFFKGYVWTSAFLLSGCVGLSLIVSMVISSLVGTLIPMLFHKIHIDPAVASGPLITTINDLVAVVVYYGLAMVVLIDLFHLA from the coding sequence ATGCAGAAGAATTATGTACAGGAAATTCTGAGCATCATTCACAGCGGTCTGCCCAAGGCAGAGCTGGCCGAAAAACTGTCTGATTACCATGAAAAGGATCTGGCAGATGCGTTGGAGGCGCTGACCCCCGCTGAACGGCAGTCACTCTATTCCATTCTGGGTGTGGATACCGTTGCCGAGATCTTTACCTACCTGGACGATGCCGAGCCGTACCTGAAGGAGCTGCCCAGCCACGAAGCCGCAAAGGTCATTTCCAACATGGACTCGGACGATGCGGTGGATGCACTGGAGGACCTTGACGATACCGATAAGAACGAGATCGTCAATAAGCTGGACAAAGACTCGGTGGAAGATGTGAAGATGCTGCTCTCCTATGACGAGGATGAGATCGGCAGCAGAATGACCACCAACTACATCTCCATCAAAAACGATATGACCATCCGGCAGGCGATGAGCGAGCTGGTGAAACAGGCTGGAGAAAACGACAATATCTCCACCCTGTATGTAGTGGACGAAAACGAGCACTTCTACGGTGCCATCGACCTGAAAGACCTCATCATTGCCCGGGCAGAGGAGAGCTTGGAAAGCCTGATCGTCCGCTCCTATCCCTATGTCACCGACCGGGAGCAGATCAGCGATTGTATCGACCGTATCGTGGACTACGCGGAGCGCAGCCTGCCGGTGCTGAACGATGCCGGTAAGCTGGTGGGCATCATCACCTCGTCCGATGTGGTCGAGCTGGTCGATGATGAGATGGGCGATGACTACGCAAAGCTGGGCGGCTTGACCGGCGAGGAAGATCTGAACGAAAGCGTTTTTGAAAGTGTGAAAAAGCGTCTCCCGTGGCTGATCGCGCTGCTGTTCCTCGGGATGCTGGTCTCCTCGGTCGTCGGCGCGTTTGAATCGGTGGTGGCGGTACTGCCGGTGGTCATCTGCTTCCAGTCGATGGTGCTGGATATGGCCGGTAACGTCGGCACCCAGTCGCTGGCCGTGACCATCCGTGTGCTGGTGGACGAAAACCTGACCCTTTCCAAAAAATTGCAGCTGCTCTGGAAGGAGACCCGCGTGGGGCTTTTGAACGGTGCCATTCTGGCCGTGATGGCCTTGGGCTTTCTGGGCTGCTACATCCACTTTTTCAAGGGCTACGTCTGGACCTCGGCGTTTTTGCTGTCCGGCTGTGTTGGCCTGTCGCTGATCGTGTCCATGGTCATTTCCAGTCTGGTGGGCACGCTGATCCCGATGCTGTTCCACAAGATCCATATCGACCCGGCGGTTGCCTCCGGCCCGCTGATCACTACGATCAACGATCTGGTGGCGGTCGTGGTCTACTATGGCCTTGCCATGGTCGTGCTGATCGATCTGTTCCACCTTGCATAA
- a CDS encoding L-2-amino-thiazoline-4-carboxylic acid hydrolase codes for MKAKETYLSRDFRETAAQRFPTQTKELNTAFDMRLNALLAENADASKEKQYHLKRQILPGIAAYETLQRVMPKEEALQTVHGYVERLARTSHKQLAALLHIPGLYRLVPGVFVKSTRSVFGPAAGFVPKELQSSRQARTGRSEKACKIYLEKAL; via the coding sequence ATGAAGGCGAAGGAAACCTATCTTTCCCGTGACTTTCGGGAGACTGCGGCGCAACGCTTTCCTACGCAGACAAAGGAACTGAACACCGCTTTTGATATGCGCCTGAATGCGCTGCTGGCTGAAAATGCAGATGCAAGCAAGGAAAAGCAATACCACCTCAAGCGGCAGATCTTGCCGGGCATTGCGGCCTACGAGACCTTGCAGCGGGTCATGCCGAAAGAGGAGGCACTGCAAACCGTTCACGGCTATGTGGAGCGCTTGGCGAGAACGAGCCACAAACAGCTTGCCGCCCTGCTGCACATACCGGGGCTTTACCGCCTTGTTCCCGGCGTTTTCGTCAAATCCACCCGGAGCGTTTTCGGCCCGGCGGCGGGCTTTGTCCCAAAAGAACTGCAGAGCAGTCGGCAAGCCAGAACTGGACGATCTGAGAAGGCGTGCAAAATTTATTTGGAAAAGGCTTTGTAA
- a CDS encoding DUF6796 family protein codes for MKLSKEKRALIAGVIGCLLYVIGDFLFAATGETQSTESIGLMVKVAYLDMATWRMVVSVICGVLGTALYYIGFHQMWKLLKMHLTQPKQQKWVKLFQIAYLTGTVCWGYVHAMFTNMALIFKFTFEKYCDMQAAAEIANKVFYCNAAPLLAAYLLCDVLLSAVMIVMVWKRMLPLKNTAQRILASFCNPIVFTGIVGNLFTLLPWPLDQIDHGTESAGHLLVLVLGLVLLREMAKCGECKETVQ; via the coding sequence ATGAAACTGAGCAAAGAAAAACGAGCGCTTATTGCGGGCGTGATTGGATGCTTGCTCTATGTGATCGGCGACTTTTTGTTTGCGGCGACAGGGGAAACACAAAGCACCGAATCCATCGGGTTGATGGTCAAAGTCGCCTATCTTGATATGGCGACCTGGCGCATGGTGGTCAGCGTCATCTGCGGCGTGCTGGGAACAGCACTCTATTACATCGGATTTCACCAGATGTGGAAGCTCCTGAAGATGCATCTCACCCAACCGAAGCAGCAGAAATGGGTCAAGCTGTTTCAGATTGCCTATCTTACCGGCACGGTCTGCTGGGGCTATGTTCATGCTATGTTTACGAACATGGCGTTGATTTTCAAGTTTACCTTTGAGAAATACTGCGATATGCAGGCTGCGGCTGAAATCGCCAACAAGGTGTTTTACTGCAACGCCGCGCCGCTGCTGGCGGCGTATTTGCTCTGCGATGTGCTGCTTTCTGCCGTGATGATCGTGATGGTCTGGAAAAGGATGCTCCCGCTGAAAAACACAGCACAGCGGATATTGGCATCCTTCTGCAACCCCATCGTTTTTACGGGGATTGTGGGAAATCTCTTCACGCTTCTGCCGTGGCCGTTGGATCAGATCGATCACGGCACGGAATCCGCCGGACACCTGCTGGTTTTGGTATTGGGGCTGGTTTTGCTGCGGGAGATGGCAAAATGCGGAGAATGTAAGGAGACCGTGCAATGA